Proteins from one Oscillatoria sp. FACHB-1407 genomic window:
- the clpS gene encoding ATP-dependent Clp protease adapter ClpS gives MAVETIQQQSTIRKHAPRYKVLLHNDDYNSMEYVVMVLLKTVTSLTQPQAVNIMMEAHTNGIALVIVCAQEHAEFYSESLKAQGLMSTIEPDE, from the coding sequence GTGGCAGTCGAAACGATTCAACAGCAGTCAACTATTCGCAAACACGCACCCCGATACAAGGTGCTCCTGCACAATGATGACTACAACTCGATGGAGTATGTCGTCATGGTTTTGCTAAAAACTGTAACAAGTTTGACGCAACCCCAGGCTGTCAACATCATGATGGAAGCTCATACCAACGGGATTGCATTAGTCATTGTCTGTGCTCAAGAACATGCAGAGTTCTATAGTGAATCCCTCAAGGCTCAAGGTCTAATGAGTACGATTGAGCCTGACGAATAA